In Plantibacter sp. PA-3-X8, one DNA window encodes the following:
- a CDS encoding SOS response-associated peptidase, which translates to MCGRFVVTDSTSTLLADLVAEFEAPAPDYNVAPTTEVTVVRTRHEERTATSARWGFVPGWAKDFAKQRPQPINARMETVATASMFRKAFASARCIVPASGYYEWVVTETGKQPHFIHDPEAALAMAGIISAWPDPSKPEGDPDTWRLSMAIITRDAHVSPGEVHDRMPACLTPDGYDDWLGDHLDTDQLLQLLDRESFAVAHDLTHYEVTRDVNNVRNTGPHLIEPLPA; encoded by the coding sequence ATGTGCGGTCGCTTCGTCGTCACCGATTCCACGTCCACCCTCCTCGCGGACCTCGTGGCCGAGTTCGAGGCGCCTGCGCCCGACTACAACGTCGCGCCCACCACCGAGGTGACGGTGGTCCGCACCCGGCACGAGGAACGGACCGCGACCAGCGCCCGTTGGGGCTTCGTCCCCGGCTGGGCCAAGGACTTCGCGAAGCAACGGCCACAACCCATCAACGCGCGTATGGAGACGGTCGCGACCGCCTCCATGTTCCGCAAGGCCTTCGCCTCGGCACGGTGCATCGTCCCGGCCAGCGGGTACTACGAGTGGGTCGTCACCGAGACCGGCAAGCAGCCCCACTTCATCCACGACCCCGAGGCCGCGCTCGCGATGGCGGGCATCATCAGTGCCTGGCCCGACCCCAGCAAACCTGAGGGCGACCCGGACACGTGGCGTCTGTCGATGGCGATCATCACGCGGGACGCGCACGTCTCACCGGGCGAGGTCCACGACCGCATGCCCGCCTGCCTCACCCCCGACGGCTACGACGACTGGCTCGGCGACCACCTCGACACCGACCAGCTGTTGCAGCTGCTCGACCGGGAGTCCTTCGCGGTCGCCCACGACCTGACCCACTACGAGGTGACGCGCGACGTGAACAACGTCCGTAACACGGGCCCGCACCTCATCGAGCCGCTCCCGGCCTGA
- a CDS encoding GNAT family N-acetyltransferase: MTDAVTIRPLDAADWAAVETIYREGIATGNATFEADAPSWEQFDAGKLTIGRLVAVDDLGSVVGWVAASPVSAREAYRGVVEHSVYVAAAAAGRGVGTRLLSAFIAAADDAGIWTIQSSIFPENIPSLVLHERVGFRTIGHRERIARMSYGPYAGRWRDTVLLERRAPSPPLDV; this comes from the coding sequence GTGACCGACGCCGTCACCATCCGTCCGCTCGACGCCGCCGACTGGGCTGCGGTCGAGACCATCTACCGCGAGGGCATCGCCACCGGCAACGCCACCTTCGAGGCCGATGCACCGAGCTGGGAACAGTTCGACGCAGGCAAGCTGACCATCGGCCGACTCGTCGCCGTTGATGATTTGGGTTCGGTCGTCGGGTGGGTCGCCGCATCGCCGGTCTCTGCGCGCGAGGCGTACCGCGGCGTGGTCGAGCACTCTGTGTACGTCGCCGCGGCAGCGGCAGGACGCGGCGTCGGAACACGGCTGCTCTCGGCATTCATCGCGGCCGCTGATGACGCCGGGATCTGGACAATCCAATCGAGCATCTTCCCCGAGAACATCCCGAGCCTGGTCCTGCACGAACGAGTCGGGTTCCGCACGATCGGGCATCGCGAGCGGATCGCCCGCATGAGTTATGGACCCTACGCCGGACGCTGGCGTGACACGGTACTCCTCGAGCGGCGGGCCCCTTCACCTCCGCTTGACGTGTGA
- a CDS encoding helix-turn-helix transcriptional regulator, with product MLIELPLLEADATACCTPVTGGVLALDEAERIAHTFKALGDPTRVRLLSLIAASEGGEACICDLTEPVGLSQPTVSHHMKILVDAGLATREQRGRWAYFRVITDGLERASQAIRP from the coding sequence ATGCTGATCGAACTGCCCCTCCTGGAAGCCGACGCCACAGCGTGCTGCACCCCCGTGACCGGCGGGGTGCTCGCGCTCGACGAAGCCGAGCGGATCGCGCACACCTTCAAAGCGCTCGGTGACCCGACCCGTGTCCGGCTGCTGTCGCTGATCGCAGCGAGCGAGGGCGGGGAGGCGTGCATCTGCGACCTCACCGAGCCCGTCGGGCTCTCGCAGCCCACCGTGTCGCACCACATGAAGATCCTCGTCGACGCCGGGCTCGCAACCCGCGAACAGCGCGGCCGCTGGGCGTACTTCCGCGTCATCACCGACGGGCTCGAACGCGCCTCCCAGGCGATCCGCCCGTGA
- a CDS encoding NAD(P)-binding domain-containing protein translates to MVNELPVVVIGAGPQGLAAAAHLVERDVPVLVLEAGSSAAAAVSEWGHVRLFSDWSELVDAASARLLAPTGWTAPTTGYPTGAQWISSYLAPLADALGERVRFDARVVGVSRRGRDRLVDAGRAEQPFTVHVESADGEYRLDARAVIDASGTWSTPNPAGADGLPALGERAASEKLSYRIPDFRDRAGFEGKHTVVVGSGHSAVTAVIALARIVRRNPDTTVTWVLRRGTVGNTFGGGNADELPARGALGVKAKELVDGGLINLVTGFRVERVTRDGDQTVLVSEDGRELPAADRVVVLTGFRPDLSFLSELRIELDPTLQAPVRIAVEVDPNLHSCGSVAATGAKDLEQPEPDFYIVGAKSYGRAPTFLAMTGYEQVRSVVAALAGDQAAAERVELVLPDTGVCGGAGLFDAAGASLGGSCCAVPEQVLQIGRAPASV, encoded by the coding sequence ATGGTGAACGAGCTGCCCGTGGTCGTGATCGGTGCAGGGCCGCAGGGGCTGGCTGCTGCAGCGCACTTGGTGGAGCGCGACGTTCCGGTGCTGGTCCTCGAGGCCGGTTCCTCGGCTGCTGCGGCGGTGTCGGAGTGGGGTCACGTGCGGTTGTTCTCCGACTGGTCCGAGCTGGTCGACGCGGCATCCGCTCGACTGCTCGCACCGACCGGCTGGACGGCGCCGACGACGGGGTACCCGACTGGCGCGCAGTGGATCAGCTCCTACCTCGCGCCGCTCGCTGACGCCCTGGGAGAGCGGGTGCGGTTCGACGCTCGTGTTGTCGGGGTGTCTCGTCGTGGTCGCGATCGGCTCGTGGACGCCGGCCGGGCAGAGCAGCCGTTCACGGTGCACGTGGAGTCCGCGGACGGCGAGTACCGCCTCGACGCTCGGGCGGTCATCGACGCCTCGGGCACCTGGTCGACGCCCAACCCGGCTGGGGCGGACGGTCTGCCGGCACTCGGGGAGCGGGCCGCGTCCGAGAAGCTCAGCTACCGGATCCCGGACTTCCGGGATCGGGCCGGGTTCGAGGGCAAGCACACCGTCGTCGTCGGCTCCGGCCACTCCGCGGTCACCGCGGTCATCGCGCTCGCGCGGATCGTACGCCGCAACCCGGACACCACGGTCACCTGGGTGCTGCGCCGCGGCACGGTCGGGAACACCTTCGGCGGCGGCAACGCTGACGAGCTGCCCGCCCGTGGGGCGCTGGGCGTAAAGGCGAAGGAACTCGTCGACGGTGGCCTCATCAACCTCGTCACGGGCTTCCGCGTCGAGCGCGTGACGCGCGACGGTGACCAGACCGTGTTGGTGTCGGAGGACGGCCGCGAGCTGCCCGCCGCTGATCGGGTGGTCGTGCTGACCGGGTTCCGCCCTGATCTGTCGTTCCTGTCGGAGCTGCGGATCGAGCTGGATCCGACGCTGCAGGCTCCAGTGCGGATCGCGGTCGAGGTCGACCCGAACCTGCACTCCTGCGGCTCGGTTGCCGCAACCGGTGCGAAGGATCTCGAGCAGCCGGAACCGGACTTCTACATCGTCGGCGCGAAGTCCTACGGGCGGGCGCCGACGTTCCTCGCGATGACCGGCTACGAGCAGGTCCGCTCCGTCGTCGCAGCCCTCGCCGGCGACCAGGCTGCGGCCGAGCGCGTAGAACTGGTCCTCCCGGACACCGGCGTGTGTGGCGGGGCCGGCCTGTTCGATGCCGCTGGTGCGTCGCTGGGTGGCTCATGCTGCGCGGTGCCGGAGCAGGTGCTGCAGATCGGTCGCGCACCAGCAAGCGTCTGA
- a CDS encoding low molecular weight phosphatase family protein, with amino-acid sequence MTTTKPVVLFICQHNAGRSQLGAALLEHLAGDRFTATSAGLAPSDAVNPAVAATVAELGLDITDRLPRAVTAADLDQADVVVLMKPGLTLPATPRGEVLAWSFPNPEAWDVEAVRPLREAVAEQIRTELLTR; translated from the coding sequence ATGACCACGACCAAGCCCGTCGTCCTGTTCATCTGCCAGCACAACGCCGGCCGTTCCCAACTCGGCGCGGCCCTCCTCGAACACCTCGCCGGAGACCGCTTCACCGCCACCTCAGCAGGCCTCGCTCCGTCGGATGCTGTGAACCCTGCGGTCGCCGCGACCGTCGCTGAGCTCGGCCTCGACATCACCGACCGATTGCCACGCGCGGTCACTGCCGCTGACCTGGATCAGGCCGACGTCGTGGTGCTCATGAAGCCCGGCCTGACCTTGCCTGCCACCCCGCGCGGCGAGGTGTTGGCCTGGTCGTTCCCGAACCCCGAGGCCTGGGATGTCGAAGCCGTGCGCCCGCTGCGGGAAGCCGTGGCCGAGCAGATCCGCACTGAGCTGCTCACCCGGTAG
- a CDS encoding helix-turn-helix domain-containing protein, with product MNVERTEVVEARAAKHAALSDPTRLQMIDLLTLGDLSPTEIRVALGTPGNLLTHHLNVLESVGMITRTTSEGDKRRSYVHLTPGEFDGLMPGAAGTASRVVFVCSANSARSQLAAALWARQSTIPVASGGTHPAEQIAPGAIAAAARHQLALPSSAPSALDAVLGDGDFVITVCDNAHEEIGVTGDLHWSIPDPVRAGTDAAFDAAYTELERRIADLAPRLLAS from the coding sequence ATGAACGTCGAACGAACTGAAGTGGTCGAAGCGCGGGCTGCGAAGCACGCCGCGCTGAGCGATCCCACGCGCCTACAGATGATCGATCTGCTGACGTTGGGTGACCTGTCCCCGACGGAGATCCGGGTCGCACTCGGCACGCCGGGTAACCTGCTCACGCACCACCTGAACGTTCTCGAATCCGTCGGCATGATCACCCGCACGACGTCCGAAGGCGACAAGCGACGCAGCTACGTCCACCTCACCCCTGGCGAGTTCGACGGCCTGATGCCCGGCGCTGCAGGCACGGCCAGCCGAGTCGTGTTCGTGTGCTCCGCGAACTCTGCACGCTCACAACTCGCCGCCGCCCTCTGGGCGCGGCAGAGCACCATCCCCGTCGCCTCCGGTGGCACCCACCCGGCCGAACAGATCGCCCCTGGCGCGATCGCTGCTGCCGCACGCCACCAGCTCGCCCTCCCGTCGAGTGCGCCGAGCGCATTGGACGCGGTGCTGGGTGATGGGGACTTCGTCATCACGGTCTGCGATAACGCGCACGAGGAGATCGGCGTCACGGGCGATCTGCACTGGTCGATCCCCGACCCGGTACGCGCCGGCACCGATGCCGCGTTCGACGCCGCCTACACCGAACTGGAGCGCCGCATCGCGGACCTCGCTCCCCGCCTGCTCGCCTCCTGA
- a CDS encoding MIP/aquaporin family protein: protein MNPSNPAPIPVRPHLLRRMLAEFVGTGLLVAIVVGSGIMAQRLSPDDVGLQLLQNSLTTALGLAVLILTLVPVSGAHFNPVVSLVDWWVSRGTPHGLPVRDVAPYVAAQIVGGIAGTVLAGAMFGTAPVLSTTDRASAETLLGEVVAAAGLILVIFALARSGKGAVTAAAVGGYIGAAYWFTSSTSFANPAVTIARMFTDTFAGIAPASVGPFILAQLIGATLGVGLVLVLYPTPARSTAAAVAPQPAAQL, encoded by the coding sequence ATGAACCCATCGAATCCCGCTCCCATCCCGGTCCGACCGCATCTGCTGCGTCGGATGCTTGCCGAGTTCGTCGGCACCGGACTCCTGGTGGCGATCGTCGTCGGCTCCGGGATCATGGCGCAACGACTGTCCCCGGATGACGTCGGGCTGCAGCTGCTGCAGAACAGCCTGACGACCGCGCTCGGGCTCGCCGTGCTGATCCTCACCCTGGTCCCGGTCTCCGGCGCACACTTCAACCCGGTGGTGTCACTCGTGGACTGGTGGGTGAGCCGCGGCACCCCGCACGGTCTGCCGGTGCGCGACGTCGCGCCGTATGTGGCCGCGCAGATCGTTGGCGGAATCGCTGGCACCGTACTGGCCGGGGCGATGTTCGGCACAGCACCAGTGCTCTCCACGACGGACCGGGCGAGCGCTGAGACGTTGCTCGGTGAGGTCGTCGCGGCTGCCGGGCTCATCCTGGTGATCTTCGCCCTAGCTCGCTCCGGGAAGGGCGCGGTGACCGCGGCCGCGGTCGGTGGCTACATCGGGGCGGCGTACTGGTTCACCAGCTCGACGTCGTTCGCGAACCCGGCCGTGACGATCGCCCGCATGTTCACCGACACCTTCGCCGGGATCGCCCCGGCCTCGGTCGGCCCGTTCATCCTCGCGCAACTCATCGGCGCGACCCTTGGGGTCGGCCTGGTGCTCGTGCTCTATCCGACTCCCGCGCGCAGCACCGCTGCGGCCGTGGCTCCACAACCTGCAGCTCAGCTCTGA
- a CDS encoding FAD-dependent oxidoreductase, which yields MHLAVIGGSDAGISTALRARELDPSVDVTVIVADAYPNFSICGIPYYFSREVQPWQSLAHRTHADLEATGMNLRLNTLATGIDVAGQRLTVRDEHGTESTIAYDELMVGTGASPSTAGITGLDQLGPADGVHLLHSMGDTFALEHYLDTHQPETAIIVGAGYVGLEMAEALTVRGLQVTQLQRGPEVLSTLDPELGSLVHDELTRHGVNVITDTRVEHLSKTNSGLAVTGLQDGRPFERSAELVLVVVGVRPNTSLLTEAGAATGPGGAVVVDEQMRTGLPHVWAAGDGIVTHHRLLGVTYLPLGTTSHKQGRVAGENAIGGNTRFAGSLGTQVVKVFDLVAARTGLRDHEAVAAGYTPHSSTAIADDHKAYYPGATPISIRITGATDSGLLLGAQLVGTRGAEIAKRVDTYATALHHGMTVDAMSDLDLSYTPPLGSPWDAVQVATQAWSRSLKVLNG from the coding sequence ATGCATCTCGCAGTCATCGGCGGCAGTGACGCCGGTATCTCCACCGCCCTCCGCGCCCGGGAGCTCGACCCCTCCGTGGACGTGACGGTGATCGTCGCTGACGCCTACCCGAACTTCTCCATCTGCGGCATCCCCTACTACTTCTCCCGCGAGGTCCAGCCCTGGCAGTCCCTCGCGCACCGCACCCACGCCGACCTCGAAGCCACCGGCATGAACCTGCGCTTGAACACGCTTGCGACCGGTATCGATGTCGCCGGCCAGCGCCTCACCGTCCGCGACGAACACGGGACGGAGTCGACCATCGCCTACGACGAACTCATGGTCGGCACCGGAGCCTCACCCTCCACCGCCGGCATCACCGGCCTCGACCAGCTCGGCCCCGCAGACGGCGTGCATCTGCTGCACTCGATGGGCGACACCTTCGCCCTCGAGCACTACCTGGACACCCACCAGCCGGAGACCGCGATCATCGTCGGTGCCGGGTACGTGGGCCTGGAAATGGCCGAAGCCCTCACCGTCCGCGGCCTCCAGGTCACCCAGCTGCAGCGCGGCCCCGAAGTGCTCTCCACCCTCGACCCAGAACTCGGTTCCCTCGTCCACGACGAACTCACCCGCCACGGCGTGAACGTCATCACCGACACCCGCGTGGAGCACCTCAGCAAGACGAACAGTGGTCTCGCCGTGACCGGCCTGCAGGACGGACGGCCGTTCGAGCGCAGCGCCGAGCTCGTGCTCGTCGTCGTCGGCGTCCGGCCGAACACGAGCCTGCTCACGGAGGCCGGCGCTGCAACTGGGCCGGGTGGTGCGGTGGTCGTCGACGAGCAGATGCGCACCGGCCTGCCGCACGTCTGGGCGGCGGGCGACGGCATCGTCACCCACCACCGCCTGCTGGGCGTCACGTATCTGCCGCTCGGCACGACGTCGCACAAGCAGGGCCGGGTCGCTGGCGAGAACGCGATCGGCGGCAACACCCGCTTCGCCGGCAGCCTCGGCACCCAAGTGGTGAAGGTCTTCGACCTGGTTGCCGCTCGCACCGGGCTCCGTGACCACGAAGCGGTCGCGGCCGGATACACGCCGCACAGCTCCACGGCGATCGCGGACGACCACAAGGCCTACTACCCGGGCGCAACACCGATCAGCATCCGCATCACCGGAGCGACCGACAGCGGGCTGTTGCTCGGTGCGCAGCTCGTCGGCACCCGCGGCGCGGAGATCGCGAAACGCGTCGACACCTACGCCACCGCCCTGCACCACGGCATGACGGTTGACGCGATGAGCGACCTTGACCTCTCGTACACGCCGCCACTCGGCTCCCCGTGGGACGCCGTGCAGGTCGCGACACAGGCATGGAGCCGGAGTCTCAAAGTCCTGAACGGTTAG
- a CDS encoding TerC family protein, translating to MAVTPLIWIITIGVTILFFVYEFFAHVRKPHEPTIAESARWSIFYVSLALLFGVGIGLVSGWTYGGEYFAGYLTEKALSIDNLFVFLIVMAGFAVPKAYQQKVLMIGIIIALIMRGAFIAVGAALIENYSWIFYLMGALLLFLAYRQAFGSHESDPANGKVVGFARRILPITDTYHGDRLSVRIDGKRFFTPMLLTIVAIGFVDLVFAVDSIPAIYGLTEQAYIVFTANAFALMGLRQLFFLIGGLLERLVYLAQGLAVILAFIGVKLVFHALHVNELPFINGGQHIDWIPDIPIWFSLLFIAATITVATVASLAKTRRDARAGLER from the coding sequence ATGGCCGTCACCCCGCTGATCTGGATCATCACCATCGGTGTCACGATCCTCTTCTTCGTCTACGAGTTCTTCGCGCACGTGCGGAAGCCCCACGAACCGACGATCGCCGAGTCGGCACGCTGGTCGATCTTCTACGTCAGCCTCGCCCTGCTGTTCGGCGTCGGCATCGGCCTCGTCTCCGGCTGGACGTACGGCGGCGAGTACTTCGCCGGGTACCTGACCGAGAAGGCGCTGTCGATCGACAACCTGTTCGTCTTCCTCATCGTCATGGCCGGGTTCGCCGTCCCGAAGGCGTACCAGCAGAAGGTGCTGATGATCGGCATCATCATCGCGCTCATCATGCGCGGCGCGTTCATCGCCGTCGGCGCCGCACTCATCGAGAACTACTCCTGGATCTTCTACCTGATGGGCGCGCTGCTGCTGTTCCTCGCGTACCGCCAAGCATTCGGCAGCCACGAGAGCGACCCGGCCAACGGCAAGGTCGTGGGATTCGCCCGCCGCATCCTCCCGATCACCGACACCTATCACGGTGACCGACTCTCGGTGAGGATCGACGGCAAGCGCTTCTTCACGCCGATGCTGCTGACGATCGTCGCGATCGGGTTCGTCGACCTCGTGTTCGCGGTCGACTCGATCCCCGCGATCTACGGCCTCACCGAGCAGGCGTACATCGTGTTCACCGCGAACGCCTTCGCCCTGATGGGCCTCCGCCAGCTGTTCTTCCTCATCGGTGGTCTGCTGGAACGCCTCGTCTACCTCGCCCAGGGGCTCGCCGTCATCCTCGCCTTCATCGGCGTGAAGCTCGTGTTCCACGCCCTCCACGTGAACGAGCTGCCGTTCATCAACGGCGGTCAGCACATCGACTGGATCCCCGACATCCCGATCTGGTTCTCGCTGCTCTTCATCGCCGCGACCATCACCGTGGCGACGGTGGCCTCGCTCGCGAAGACCCGCCGCGACGCACGAGCGGGCCTCGAGCGGTAG
- a CDS encoding LacI family DNA-binding transcriptional regulator, with product MAEPSRHATIFDVARLAGVSHQTVSRVLNDLPNVRPATKARVDEAIKQLRYVPSPAARTLVTKRSRTIGLIATGGTEFGPSSSVLHFNAAARDARWSVFTANMVDSDPGSARAAVEGFLRQNVEGIAVISAREGVTDIVAGMELSVPLVALHATPRAGMVTVGVDQYAGARAATAHLIGLGHRRIGHLAGPPDAIDARERERGWRDELATAGLVAQVVGTGDWTPTSGYALGRQLDDEVTAVFAANDQMALGLMHSLTERGLRVPLDFSVVGFDDIPEAEHLSPPLTTVRQDFEQVGRTLLATLLDHVNGEPPGAVPPSVPELILRDSTATANAERLARRRVDVP from the coding sequence GTGGCTGAGCCGTCCCGTCATGCGACGATCTTCGACGTCGCGCGGCTCGCGGGGGTCTCGCACCAGACCGTCTCACGGGTGCTCAACGACCTCCCGAACGTGCGCCCGGCGACGAAGGCGCGGGTCGACGAAGCGATCAAGCAGCTGCGCTACGTCCCCTCCCCCGCCGCCCGGACGCTCGTCACGAAGCGATCCCGGACCATCGGCCTCATCGCCACCGGCGGCACCGAGTTCGGGCCCTCGTCCTCGGTCCTGCACTTCAACGCCGCGGCCCGCGACGCCCGCTGGTCGGTCTTCACCGCGAACATGGTGGACAGCGACCCGGGTTCCGCGCGTGCAGCGGTCGAGGGGTTCCTGCGCCAGAACGTCGAGGGGATCGCCGTGATCAGCGCACGCGAGGGGGTCACCGACATCGTGGCGGGGATGGAACTCAGCGTGCCGCTCGTGGCCCTGCACGCCACGCCACGTGCAGGTATGGTCACCGTCGGCGTCGACCAGTACGCCGGCGCGCGTGCCGCGACCGCCCATCTCATCGGGCTCGGCCACCGGCGCATCGGGCACCTCGCCGGACCACCGGACGCGATCGACGCCCGCGAGCGCGAGCGCGGCTGGCGAGACGAACTCGCCACCGCGGGTCTCGTCGCTCAGGTCGTCGGGACCGGCGACTGGACGCCGACCTCCGGATACGCTCTCGGCCGTCAGCTGGACGACGAGGTCACCGCGGTGTTCGCCGCCAACGACCAGATGGCTCTCGGGCTCATGCACTCGCTCACCGAACGCGGACTCCGGGTCCCGCTCGACTTCAGCGTCGTGGGGTTCGACGACATCCCCGAGGCGGAGCACCTCTCGCCGCCGCTCACCACCGTGCGGCAGGACTTCGAACAGGTCGGCCGGACGCTGCTCGCGACCCTGCTCGACCACGTCAACGGAGAACCCCCGGGAGCGGTGCCACCCTCGGTACCGGAGCTGATCCTGCGCGACTCCACGGCGACGGCGAACGCCGAGCGCTTGGCGAGGCGCCGGGTCGACGTCCCCTGA
- a CDS encoding sugar ABC transporter ATP-binding protein, with the protein MTSPTPLVQLRGVSVSFPGVKALDDVDLRLFPGEVHSLMGENGAGKSTLIKSLTGVHRIDSGSILLEGREVSFSSVADAQAHGISTVYQEVNLLPNLTVAENILLGREPRHAWGGISGRRMRERARELLAVVGLDIDPASQLSAHPPAIQQLVAIVRAIAVRTKVLVLDEPTSSLDNDEVTELFRVISILKTEGVAILFISHFLDQVYEISDRLTVLREGRLVGEYLPHELLRIDLVHKMIGKELATFDEIRRGLDTSDEGDALDGEDPFVAAIGLGRQGAIEPIDLKVYEGEIVGIAGLLGSGRTELARLLTGVDRADTGSVEVAGRATRLGSPRRALKQRIVYASENRRTEGIIGDLSLRDNIALALQADLGWFRRIPLRRQNELAESYIQAMGIKPANPDALMKELSGGNQQKVLLARWLALAPRLLVLDEPTRGIDIGAKAEIQKLVTRLAENGLSVVFISAELEEVLRISHRIAVLRDRRKVADLPNYDLTVSKLLAAISEGPDEAPPEPITTADDERGPRG; encoded by the coding sequence ATGACCTCGCCCACGCCACTCGTGCAGTTGCGCGGTGTCTCCGTGAGCTTCCCCGGTGTCAAGGCGCTCGACGACGTCGACCTCCGGTTGTTCCCCGGCGAGGTCCACTCCCTCATGGGCGAGAACGGAGCGGGGAAGTCGACCCTGATCAAGTCGCTGACCGGGGTCCATCGGATCGACAGCGGAAGCATCCTCCTCGAGGGACGCGAGGTCTCGTTCTCGAGCGTCGCCGACGCCCAGGCGCACGGGATCAGCACCGTCTACCAGGAGGTCAACCTCCTCCCCAACCTGACCGTCGCCGAGAACATCCTCCTGGGCCGCGAACCACGCCACGCCTGGGGAGGGATCTCGGGGAGGCGGATGCGCGAGCGCGCCCGCGAACTGCTCGCCGTCGTCGGACTCGACATCGACCCGGCCTCGCAGCTCTCCGCCCACCCGCCGGCGATCCAGCAGCTCGTCGCGATCGTCCGGGCGATCGCCGTGCGCACCAAGGTGCTCGTCCTCGACGAACCGACCTCGAGCCTCGACAACGACGAGGTCACCGAACTGTTCCGGGTCATCTCGATCCTCAAGACCGAGGGCGTCGCGATCCTCTTCATCTCGCACTTCCTCGACCAGGTCTACGAGATCTCCGACCGACTCACCGTGCTGCGGGAGGGGCGTCTCGTCGGGGAGTACCTCCCACACGAACTGCTCCGGATCGACCTCGTCCACAAGATGATCGGCAAGGAGCTCGCGACCTTCGACGAGATCCGACGCGGGCTCGACACCTCCGACGAGGGCGACGCCCTGGACGGTGAGGACCCGTTCGTCGCGGCGATCGGGCTCGGGCGCCAGGGTGCGATCGAACCGATCGACCTGAAGGTCTACGAGGGCGAGATCGTCGGCATCGCCGGCCTGCTCGGCTCAGGACGGACGGAGCTCGCCAGACTCCTGACCGGCGTCGACCGGGCCGACACCGGCTCGGTGGAGGTGGCCGGGAGGGCCACCCGCCTCGGATCCCCGCGTCGCGCCCTCAAGCAACGGATCGTCTACGCGTCGGAGAACCGTCGCACCGAGGGGATCATCGGCGACCTCAGCCTGCGCGACAACATCGCGCTGGCCCTCCAGGCGGACCTCGGGTGGTTCAGACGGATCCCGCTGCGTCGGCAGAACGAACTGGCCGAGAGCTACATCCAGGCGATGGGTATCAAACCCGCTAATCCAGATGCCCTCATGAAGGAGCTCTCAGGCGGGAACCAGCAGAAGGTACTCTTGGCGAGGTGGCTCGCGCTCGCTCCTCGGCTGCTCGTGCTCGATGAACCGACCCGAGGCATCGACATCGGCGCCAAGGCCGAGATCCAGAAGCTCGTGACCCGGCTCGCCGAGAACGGTCTGTCGGTCGTGTTCATCTCAGCCGAACTCGAGGAGGTCCTGCGCATCAGCCACCGGATCGCCGTGCTGCGCGACCGACGGAAGGTCGCCGACCTCCCGAACTACGACCTCACCGTCTCGAAGCTGCTGGCCGCGATCTCGGAGGGGCCGGACGAGGCCCCGCCGGAACCGATCACGACCGCCGACGACGAGAGGGGACCGCGTGGCTGA